A DNA window from Mytilus edulis chromosome 14, xbMytEdul2.2, whole genome shotgun sequence contains the following coding sequences:
- the LOC139504233 gene encoding uncharacterized protein: MYNLRDRSRIPQGSNSLSRGITTLASPIIPTWSVASTNIDTCSFGDVTSHNYLASNQAISLNQGEINTSPMPFSSTVNNIQREVSTNPFLFPTQSKSDSAIATITKEKSCESDEIIKMRQEIEALRNENLQMKNNAQYFSQMKSDPVIISQNSYETQQRSTNSCNNIRLPETQQRSTNSCNSITLPETQPRPTYSYNTTTLPDTQQRSTHTYMDTSLSETQQ; the protein is encoded by the coding sequence atgtataatttaagaGACAGATCTCGTATACCACAGGGGTCCAATTCACTTAGTAGGGGAATTACCACATTAGCTAGTCCAATCATTCCCACTTGGTCTGTTGCATCTACAAATATCGATACCTGCTCATTTGGTGATGTCACTTCTCATAATTATTTAGCCTCAAACCAGGCTATTAGTTTAAACCAGGGGGAGATAAATACAAGCCCCATGCCATTTAGTAGTACTGTGAATAATATTCAACGAGAAGTAAGCACAAACCCATTTCTTTTCCCAACTCAAAGTAAGAGTGATAGTGCTATAGCGactataacaaaagaaaaatcatGTGAGAGTGATGAAATAATAAAGATGAGACAAGAAATAGAGGCATTAAGAAATGAAAACCTTCAGATGAAAAACAATGCTCAATATTTCTCTCAGATGAAATCTGACCCTGTTATCATCAGTCAAAATAGTTATGAAACCCAGCAACGTTCAACAAACTCCTGTAATAATATAAGATTGCCAGAGACCCAGCAACGTTCCACAAACTCCTGCAATAGTATAACATTGCCAGAGACCCAGCCACGTCCAACCTACTCATATAATACCACAACATTGCCAGACACCCAGCAACGTTCTACACATACATACATGGATACATCATTGTCAGAAACCCAGCAATAA